The Salarias fasciatus chromosome 16, fSalaFa1.1, whole genome shotgun sequence sequence attaatcaatcaatcaatcgatcCGGGCTTTACACCCGATGGTCGGAAGGCGGGTGGCGAGCTGCCGCACCTCGGCGAGGGGAACTCGGACACGCAGACGGACTTGACGTGGATCTCTGCCTGCCGGTAGAACCGGGCGCCGGTGTTCTTCATCCAGATGGAGCTGATCTCACAGAGGGGGGCGGGATGAGGCAGCACGGCCCTGTAGACCGCCCTGTCGGTCTgcctgcgacacacacacacacacacacacacacacacacacacacacacacacaggagcctGTGTTTGACTCCTCAGGTCTAGAAGACGGGATGTTCTCAGTCTTCTGAGGTGATGTTTTGTTCCCACGTTCACAAAAAGCCAACAGAGCTGAACTGAAAGGAACTCGTGCACGAGGGCCGTGCACGGGCCGGTGTTCctgcacctgctgcagctctgcatccTCCCCACGCTTCTGGAAATAGAAGCTgcgcagagaaaacacaactctgCAGGAAAGAGGCTGGAGAGGCGGGCTGAGGACTGATGGGACGGTTTAGATTTAattaggtctttttttttccacaattttaCAAACGTCTGTCTGTTtccaaactgaagaaaataataatgacaGAGAATTCATGAATAAACGAGTCTTCTTTCGTTAGGGTTTCTAAAATCTCgagttctttaaaaaataagacTGTAAATCCTGAACAGATGTATGCTCTCTGTACCACGCATCCCTGGACCCTGTGAAACCCTTTAAAGCCCAATATGATTTAATGTAGTGATTTAATGTGGTGAAACTTAAGATTTCATCTGTAAAAAACAGCCGGGAGTCCAATTGCTGTTCCGTAGGAACACTTCCTTCCTCAAACATGAGTCACTCTGCagctcttgaaaaaaaaagaaaaaaaaaaatcaagtaaagTCCTAAAATATGCCTCGAAAAGACAGTCTAGTACTATTCCTATTCTAAAGATACTAAAAAATCTAATATTTGTAAGATATTTACTGAAATGAGTAATTTAAGTCTTGTAATACCACTTCTTGCCACAAGGTGGTACAGTGCGTAACGACATCTTTCCTCCAGCAGGCGGTTCAGTTACAGAGaatttaaaactgtaaataaatgtaatgaactGCAGTCTGTTTATAGGATTTCTGATATTCTGGTATTTACTGAACAGCCTGGACAGTGAGCGGAGACAGACGCGGTACGTACAGCCGCAGCCGCCGCTCGGTTCCCAGGTTCTCGGTCCTCAGAGTGACCTCCAGCTCGGCGCTCTTCTCCAGCGGAGaaacctccagctccagcaggatgtGATGagctgagaacacacacacgcacacacacacacaaagcacagctGGAGAGGTTAATGCACAGCGGAGAAGAACGATCCGCTCAGCCAGATGTTCAGGCTAATGAGAGCCAGTCCTCCATACATCTTTCATTAATCACGTTTCTCACATGGATTCAGAgtcagtttcctcccacagtccacaaacatgttaaattaaaattaatgtcAAGTCCACAAGAATATTTCTGTCTTCAGGTCCGGCGTTTCTAAGAAAGTCTGATTCCTCCATGCATGCAGGACCTCGAGGTTTAATCAACTTTTTTAATTACTGTAGGAGAAAAGACAGAATATCAGGATGAACTGAGGTCAATGTGGAGACAAAACACGCgagattaaaacaaactgaCCACAAAAAGGAGGTGAAGACGTGGTGAGGAGAAAGAGCTTTTTCTCACTGGGAAGCAGAGCTGTGTGTATGCCACTGTTCTGTGATAaacctgtaacacacacacacacacacacacacacacacacacacacacagtgagtggGGTCAGGTGTCATGAAGCCTCTCCTGTATCGACTGTGTGATAAGAAGCTgtcagacggtgtgtgtgtgtgaccctcggtgtgtgtgtgacctgctgcctgctggtgAGACTGAGGCTCAGCAGAGAACCAGAGCTGATATTTATAGCTTTCACTCTTTGAACAGTTCCGTGTTTATCAGGCTGCAGGATGTTACTGATGAAATGAGTCTGACATGAATGATCCGACAGTTCAGAGCCATTTAGGcctttttcaaatcaaaatcaaacacaGTGTACCTATGGTGGGGCAGGAGCCCTTGAAGTCCTCGCAGTCCACACACCGGCCCTGCAGGAAGTCCTCGTAGGAGGCGCACGGGACCCCCAGCAGCGTGCACGAGCCGTTCAGCGCGCTCATGTAGACGTGCAGCGCCCTCATGTGGTCGCAGATCACGTAGCCGTACACTGGGAAATAAATGAGAACTGACAACACAGAGCAGCACTGAGGGGGCAGACGGCTGCATGGAAAACCACCCCATCACCTTCATTAccttcatcaccttcatcatcatcatcaccttcatcatcatcatcatcatcaccttcatcatcatcatcgtcattatTATTTAAGCAGGTTAAAACTATCAGAATTCATTCAGGATCTGAAACCCGGCGTGTTTAAAGCTTACTTGAAGGGAATCTGGAGCGAGCGCAGCCGATCTGGTCCTTTCCTCCGTTCAGGAAGAAGTCAACGTGGCCCACAGGGATGGAAATCCCGAAATCTGCCTCacaggagagaaaaacatggaaaagaaaaattagTTTGGAGTCAAAATGAGGAAACTTGAATATGTAGGCTGCTTGTAGTTCATTAAAAACTCAAGaaagttctaaaaaaaaaaaccctctaaaaGTCTCCCAGCAGCTCAGTAAACAAAAGTTTCAATCTGGTTACGACATGCAGGACTGAATCCAGAGCGTTAATCCTCTGAGGAGGGGAACTGGGCGCTGAGGGAAACCAACATGGCGGGAAAAGGAAGGAGGCGTCTCACAGTCGGAGTCGGTGTGGATGGCGTCCACAAACTGGGCGTCGGACGGGTCCAGGCGGTCGAAGGTGTCGGCTCCTTTGAACATGGGCCCAGCGGGGTCCAGGGCTGGACGGCAGGGGGGGGAAAACAGTCTGTTGATTTAAACCTCGTCTcaaaccagagaaccagagagacagaagcagcgACACAAAGACAGGAGGggaacaaaacagcacaaacacaccaaacattCCCGTTTCTTGGACTTTCACAGAATGAAGATGTTCATTTTTCCACGTGGTCGTCAAATCTAAACTGTTGTGGAGCCATTGAGCCACTGAGCCCCTCCAACAGAAACCCTGATATAAACAGCTCACAGCGGCGCCTTGTCGCTGCTCACAGCTCCAGTGTCTCTTATCGAAGAGCTGCGCTGATCGGTGAAGGTCACGCTGAAGGTCAGAGGGTTGTGGAGGTTGTTAGAGTCGACTTAGCAGCTCTGAACCTTCCTACATGTAAGTTTTGCTTAagttttttcctcctctaacattcCCTCATGAGAAAACTCTAAAGTGTAGCAGGATTAAGGAGGAGAAGCGTGAATCTGAACCGACCGGTGATTCTTCCGATCTTCCCTTCGAACAGCGTCCCCACGAACCCGGCGACGTGCGCCCCGAGGCTGACCCCGATGAAGTGGAACTGCTCCAGTTGGCCTCCGTGTTTCTGAGGGAGGAAACATCCACAGCAGGTAGAGCCGATTGTCAACCTTTAATCACTAAAACATCCAGCACCGCAGATTAAAACAGCTGTTAACTAATCCCTTTGTTAACAATAACAGCTTgacatgatatttttttttgacttttttagACACTTTAGACatcaattgtttttttcttctcatcttttcaaatagtttttttaatgctctATGTTATTTTACCACTTTACCACTTTGTTTTTTGCCACTTTAAATCAATCCCTCCATCTTTTTTTAGGCTTGTTTCCAAACAATAattctttcatttctctctACATATCAAACAAGTGAAATTCCTCCAATATCAACTATTTATCATATATTTTAATAGTGTTTTATGATGACTCCAATGGAATTTATGGTGTTTATActtcttcttgttcctgtttgaatttaaagtagcactttaacaataaaacaattatgaatatttatattattgttaataataataataataataataataataataataataataataataataataataataataataataacaacaacaataataatataataataataataataatttacaaaaatgcaaaaatgccAGAAAATCCTCCATTAAAGCAGGTAAAGTTCCTCCTGACTCGTTCTCCTCGCCTGCATCTCGTTGATGAGGACGGAGATCTGCACCGCCACCTCCTTGTAGTTCTCCACCACCAGGTTGTAGGCGAAGGAGGCTCCGTAGACCcagtccaccaccaccacgttAGCGTCCTGGGCCCGGAGCAGGGCCTGGGCCAGCTGCTTCACCCAGGAGGGCTTACTGCCCAGAGCCCTGCGGGGTgggggcagagagagaaaccagGATTAGGGACATTTGGACTCAACTCTGGGTTTTGGGCGATGTTACGCTCCACCCACAGTCTGTAGCTATACTGGTTCTTTAAACATTAAACGCAAACAGTTAATTATAACTTCATAGATGTTAACCTGCTCTCTCTGCATCACTGGGAGTGTTACGGGttttcttgtttcattttaCCAAAACAGTTTTCGTCACTTTTTAAGAATTGGTCGGATGATGAATTTTCTCACAAAGCTGCCATCAGACCATTAAATGAGCGCGAGCTGCTGACTCTGTGTGTCGTcaatcaaatgtttttaaaaagtcgATAAATTTCCCTTGATTTTCCGGAGTTCTGATGTCCATCATGTTTATCTTCCAGTGGaaaggctggaggtggagcaggcAGTTCTCCTGCCTCCTGCTAGGGGGCgctccagagtccagaggctGCTCAATTCCAGCGGCAGAGGAAGAAAGTGTCTCAATCTCCACTTTCTACATGATGGAGGATTATAAATCCAGGATTAAACTGTTTTCTAAACTAGACTGTCACTTGAAGCAGGGTTTTCATCCAGAAGGCTCCAGAAATGAGCTCCGTTTATAAATAAAGGTAAGACcttaataacattttttaaattagatATGCAGCACGTGATCTAATTATCAATATTTCGTAGTAACATTTACTAATTTAATTTTCTACCATTATCAGATTTTTTTGGGATAAACATTCTATTCTGTTATTATCTATGAAGGAACTGAAAATACTTTTCTGGTGGGATGAGCGAAGTCTCGCTGCATGATGAGTTATTGGTTATTTCTGTCTCCTCACTCAGAGAAACGCAGTTTGAAGTCGTTGTTgtcatgttttcctcttcatgagtggttttcttcacttcctccagcttcctctcagtCACAGAAACGTTCATGTCGGTTAGTTGTTGATTCTCTGAATGGATGAAACTTACTGCTGCTTcttctgattaaaaacatgaactCAGGCTcgtttttcactttgaattgaactgacttccaataaaacacatttttgatcTGGCTCCACTTTCAGAATCAAATGATGTTTTGCATATTGATAACTTTTCAATTATCTATCATAAAATTAAATGATCGGCCATAGAAAATTACAGTTTGCATCTACTATTGGAAAAAAACTTTTgtcaatttgtgtttttatttataaaaaatGTGGCAGAAATTTTTTCAAATGCCACAGAAGGGTTAAATAGTGgaagaaataaatgtgaattgAATCACAATGATCAAGACAAAAGTTGGTCAAAAGATTCACTGCAGCGAAAGTGAAATGAATTTTAGATTTAACCTGTTTTATAGCAGCTGAATGTTGGATCAATGAGAaatgcctcacagtgagaatatctgAGGTCACTGCTCTctctgggtggagtttgcatgttctccctgtgtgtgtttccttggTTCAGTTTCTTCCGGGTGTTTGAGTGGATggacatttttacagtgttttattaattgtttattttttgcaggaagGGTaaaccctccacctcccctgaAGCGGTGCTCAGGGGTTCGAACCGTCCGTCCCTGCTCACCTGTAGCCGTGGATGATGACCTTGGTGGGCAGCGAGCCGTTGAAATGCGAGGCCTGCTGCTCCAGAGACTCCTGGCTGAACCTCTGGGCGCAGTCCGggttcctcctgctcagcaGCAGGTATTGAACCTGCAGCCGGGCTCGCTGCTGCCGGTACTCCTGCCACGTGGTGTTGTTGAGTTCGGCGCACTGCTCATCGTCTGGCCGCTCGGCTGAAACTGGAGGGAAACGAGACACCCGACCTGAACCAGGACCGTCTGACAGGACTCTACTGAGACCACAACGACTTCTGAATATATGTTTTTTATTATAACAGGAAGTTAAATCATtaactttactgaaacaaaagaGGCTTTGAGATCATATTCAAATGAAAGATTTAAGGTTATGTTTGAAAactgttaaagcgatacttcaacattttggcaaattggcccatctagggcaattcggtagtcatttagaacagcatacttactttttttgtgagggcgagctgttgtttattcagcggtgtgtctgaggagagcttcacggcggacataatggaagtggacggtacagttgcttcccctcgtcaaactcatcaaatacacaatccaacaaccccaaaacacactttggtggacacgttataatccgcacattcactacgctgtgaaacaccaacaaataatattgtagcattacgacattgaagcaaatattgggaactactttttcttttgagatcactacgcccagacgccatgtttagtaagtagttccgtcttagcaatcttcgcaaaaaaacgctcaatctcgtaattttgcattaatatttcacagcgtagtgaatgtggggattataacgtgtccaccaaagtgtgttttggggttgttggattgtgttggattgatgagtttgacgagggaagctactgtaccatccacttccattatgtccgccgtgaagctctcctcagactcaccgctgaataaacaacagctcgccctcacaaaaaaagtaagtatgctgttctaaatgactaccgaattgccctagatgggccaatttgccaaaatgttgaagtatcgctttaataaTAACATGTTGTTTACTcataaaactgcatttctaAAGAAAATACTTCATGAGCcatgaaacatgtaaaaaatccaaaaattctTTGTGTTACATAGATGTTGATATTTCATATCATATTTCTTGGAATACActgttattataataataataataatattaaaaaataataataatatgataataataataataataataataataataataataataataataataatgacaacaacaacaatacattTATGGGATCATGGTCCAGgaatatttatgtatttaatgaataagttaattaatttttatcatatttgtttcttttgttttctatctatctatctatctatctatctatctatctatctatctatctatctatctatctatctatctatctatctatctatctatctatctatcgataTAGATATAGTTTACAGATAGATAAAACCCTGAAATTGGCTCAGGCACATGATCTGCTTTATAAACTTATCAGTATACTGTActaataaagaataaaaaacttataaagaataataaaaaaaaggaacagcTACAGTAGATGCTGAAGTGATGAAACCATTGAATCAATTATGACATGTTGAGCAAAATGTATTTCTGGTCGCAATCAAgcctgaatgaaatgaaatcaaatcaaaatgagGCCAGATTCGTTCCCTGTCATTTATTCCTGGAAGGAAAACTTGTTATTTCTACATAACAGCAGAACATCCCTCCCTGAGAATCTGAGTCCAGGTTGAGAGTTTGAAGACTTACCTGCCAGTGAAGCGATGATCACTAAAACCCAGCAGAGGACGATCCGCTGCTTCAGACTCATTTCTCccccgccggccggccggctgaggcctggagctgctgctgctgtggagcttaACGCCGCTCAGCCTCCAGTAAATCCCAGCAGGAGCTGGGTTCACACCAGTCTCcaccgcaaacacacacgcacacacacacccccggcCCTGAACCGGCAGCCAGCAACACGGGAATCCCAGGAACAAGAGTCCAGGCTTCACACAGCTGGTTAAACACACCCCTACGGTCGTCCTCCAGCCTCGGTGTGAGCTGAATCACTCATTACGCTcatctttcagtgttttttccccATCAGACGGTGTGTGAGCCGAGCTGACGGTCCTCCGCCTGGTGCTGAATCCATGACCTCATTTGTATTCAATGGCTGTTTGTTCAAAAGGCTGAACTCTGGCCGggctgcctgcgtgtgtgtgtgtgtgtgtgtgtgtgtgtgtgtgtgtgtgtgtgtgtgtgtgtgtgtgtgtgtgtgtgtgtgtgtgggtttaaACTCTGCGGTGAGGACCTAAatctgtttcacacacacacacacacacaaagagaagtTGTCAACGCTGTGTGTGTTCCCATCGAGTTACAAACTGCAGTGAAGTTTACAGTGATTAACGAAATGTCCCTAAGagcacagtgtttgtgtgtttgtgtatttttttttctacactcACATTGTGGGGACAGAAACTGAAGTTTATAGAGATATGATTGAAGGTTTAGGGTCTAATTTTAGGGCTGAGTCAGTCGTTCTGCTTGAGGTTAGAAGGAGACacggagaaaataaaagtcccaGATGGCAGGAAAACACCCACGTTGTGAGGACCGGCTCACTGGAGGGTCGACAGATCCATCAGGTCAGAGTGAGAAAGTAATGGTGGAGGTTAGAGTAGTGAGCAACAGCTCAATGAGAGCAGAGGAAACGTCCCAGGAAGCCACGAGaacgtgtgtctgtgtgtgtgtgtgtgtgtgtgtgtgtgtgtgtgtgtgtgtgtatttatttcttttgtggGGACCAAAAGCTGTTGCATAATGAATACTTACCGTCAATTtggacacacacaggcacgcacagTTTAGTGgttgttggagtgtgtgtgtgtgtgtgtgtgtgtgtgtgtgtggtctgaaCCTTCAGTGCTAAAGCaactatttatttgtttttctggccTCTCGTCTGGAGCAGTTCAGTAACCTTGGAAATGTTAGAATTACGTTACAGGCACTGTGTCAGTGGACGGACCCCACAAGTACTGCTGTCctgacggagggagagagagagagagagagagagagagagacgaggtCACCTTGTAAAGTCAGGAAATCAATCATCAGGGGATTGGTTGATTTTTCCACTgtgaatctctctctctgtctctctctctctctctctctctctctctctctctctcacacacacacacacacacacacacacacacacacacacacacacacacacacacacatctctttGAGTCAAGGTTGTGTCTTGTAGTTTATAAGTAATTTGAAAAGGTCAGTCAACATGAAAGCTAAATAACAGCAGTCATTGTGGgaaagttgttttctttttgtgttttttccttgaaGATGTGGACCTTGGCCAGAATAATAAAAGCCAGAGGAGAGTTTTCCCCTTAAATGTCTAAAACAACTCCCAGTTTGTTTTATCAACGAAGATTCAACATTTAAGATCCTCCAAGTGCTTCTCCTGTCATCACAGTGTTAAACCACCTTTTACATTGCTTTTGATGATATTGAagaattttaaagttaaaaatatcaaataaaccGTAAAGCAaacatgtacatttttatttatttatttatttatttatttatttatttatttatttatttatttatttattta is a genomic window containing:
- the LOC115403107 gene encoding phospholipase A1 member A-like isoform X1 gives rise to the protein MSLKQRIVLCWVLVIIASLAVSAERPDDEQCAELNNTTWQEYRQQRARLQVQYLLLSRRNPDCAQRFSQESLEQQASHFNGSLPTKVIIHGYRALGSKPSWVKQLAQALLRAQDANVVVVDWVYGASFAYNLVVENYKEVAVQISVLINEMQKHGGQLEQFHFIGVSLGAHVAGFVGTLFEGKIGRITALDPAGPMFKGADTFDRLDPSDAQFVDAIHTDSDYFGISIPVGHVDFFLNGGKDQIGCARSRFPSILIYFPVYGYVICDHMRALHVYMSALNGSCTLLGVPCASYEDFLQGRCVDCEDFKGSCPTIGLSQNSGIHTALLPSEKKLFLLTTSSPPFCAHHILLELEVSPLEKSAELEVTLRTENLGTERRLRLQTDRAVYRAVLPHPAPLCEISSIWMKNTGARFYRQAEIHVKSVCVSEFPSPRPEKPVCVNNVRLRRGAPWSHDLVQVCSVF
- the LOC115403107 gene encoding phospholipase A1 member A-like isoform X2; amino-acid sequence: MSLKQRIVLCWVLVIIASLAVSAERPDDEQCAELNNTTWQEYRQQRARLQVQYLLLSRRNPDCAQRFSQESLEQQASHFNGSLPTKVIIHGYRALGSKPSWVKQLAQALLRAQDANVVVVDWVYGASFAYNLVVENYKEVAVQISVLINEMQKHGGQLEQFHFIGVSLGAHVAGFVGTLFEGKIGRITALDPAGPMFKGADTFDRLDPSDAQFVDAIHTDSDYFGISIPVGHVDFFLNGGKDQIGCARSRFPSMYGYVICDHMRALHVYMSALNGSCTLLGVPCASYEDFLQGRCVDCEDFKGSCPTIGLSQNSGIHTALLPSEKKLFLLTTSSPPFCAHHILLELEVSPLEKSAELEVTLRTENLGTERRLRLQTDRAVYRAVLPHPAPLCEISSIWMKNTGARFYRQAEIHVKSVCVSEFPSPRPEKPVCVNNVRLRRGAPWSHDLVQVCSVF